GGCTGTGGTCCCGCGAAGCGATTGTGCATAGGATACCCCGCATATGGCGACGGATGGGCCGATGCGTCGGACAAGCTGCTTGATCTAGTAACGGGATAATCGTTGCGGATGGATCTATGTAAATCGGACATGGAGGCGGACGCAGCAGTACGGAACATTACATTCGACTGAGACATGCTGTCGTTTCGTCCTCCAGTCGAGGACATGTAGGTCCCCGCCGTTGATGCAGAGCTGAGAGGCGAAACGAGATACTCCTCTTCGTTTGGCCGGGCGTAGCAGTCGGTACGCAGTGTTCTCAAAGCCCCGAAATCAGGATTTGGAACACCGTAACCTTGTGGGGATGCCACTGGCGTCACACCTGATTGTTTGCCCCCAAAGGGCGTGCGGAGAACTTTTGTGGTATCGAAATCGTCAGGAAGGGCTCGAGATTTGAGCATTCTCTCCCGATCATTCGTAGTGAGACGCTTGAGCTTTGCTCGCCTGGCAGCACATCCACGTTAGCCAAGGACGGACGATTCTACTAGTTGAACACTCTACCTATTTTGAAACCAGACTTGCACTTGACGCGGGGTCAAACCAGGGATTTCCCTCGACAGACGTTCTCGATGAGCCGCATCGGGATGTGCCTGGCGAGTGAACTCACTCATCAGAAAGCGGGTTTGGTTATGTGTTAGACTATATTTCTGTCAGCAACAGTGCGCCGGGCCTCGAAGACAAAGTTCCGTACCGGAAAcgcttcatcttcttcttctccatcgaAGGCGATCTATTATCATCGCTACCCATCATATCCTTATCGTCATCAGGACTGATTGTCGATTCTCTCTCGTGGTCGTCTCTCGAGTCATGCGAGCCAGAAAACGAAGAAACACCCATCTCTTCAGGATGGTCACCGTGCCCGACCAGGGGCTGAACAGTTGAAAAACCCCGCTGATTCAGACTTGGAATCTCCAATTTGACACGCGGAAGCATATCCTGTTTCGCCGTCTCCAGCCGGTGGTTGACCGTATCCCGTGCAACATCTCTCTCCAAGTACGGCGCCGAACCCATGCTGACAGGCTGTGCCACCGGATTATTCAAGGTGTTTTCAGTCTTATAACCAGTCGGTTGCATATCCACAGAACGAGCGGGAACGTGCACAGGAACAGGAACGCCAGACTCCTCTTTCTTCTGCACTGATAGTCGCGGTGAGATAGTCCTGGGCCCCAAAGAGAGTCTCTCGCTATTTCGCGCTGATAGGTGAGATGAAACTGTAGATAGGGGCGAAGGAACTGGCGAAGATAACGAAGGCAACCAAAGGCAAGGGCCACCGACTGACATGGTACGTGGTCTGGTTTGGGTATGTGTATGTGTGTATGTGTGTAtatgtgtgtgtgtgtgtgtgtgtgtgtgtgtgtgtgtgtgtgtgtatgTGTGTATGTGTGTTTGTTACCCTTACCCACGATCGTTCAAGATTAAAGACAAGTTCTCCtttgaaaaggaaaaagaggtAGAGTCAAGACTTTTTGTCAAAAGAAACAATAGGAGAAATTCTAGCCCAAAAAGGAAACGGTAGACTTCCCCCGATATGAGACGTTGGTGGGTCTGATGGAAGTgccgccaaaaaaaaagggtcagGATTTCTTCTGCAATTAAAGTAAAgggtgaagctgctttgtTCCAGAAGTTGGAGAAAATAAGAAAGGGGATTATAGGCGCCAAAAGAATGACAGGTGAAAAGGAACCGGTGTGTCTtccagaagaggagaaaagagggaaaaaaacaaGGCCTAAACGAGGATAAGACGTCAAGCGGGACAACTGTCTCCAGCCTTTAttatccttttttttttacccttTCCTGGATCTGAGATCGGCCCCgattgattttgatgatcGTTACGCAGCTGGGCAGTAGCTATAAGGTGTTGAGAGAGAAGCACCCACCAAAGTGAAAATGTGGTACCTGGGACACACGCCGCTAGACTAGGATCGACCGGAGATATGCTGTGAGGCAAATAGCTCTTAATGGCCAAGCGAGGTAACGGTGGAAATACAGGGATATTAAACGGAATGGCCCCAGGGTCCACCACTTTGGCAACTCGACAAATTCCCACGTACAAAGTAAAAGGATGCAAGTGATCACTTGGAAATAGGATACCTCTTCACCCCTTGTAGCCTACATAGATGAGAGATGATTCAAAGTCCAAACggaaagacaaaaaaaatcaagagaGAAGCACAAGCAGTTCAGCCAAAACCAATTCTCAGAGGGTGGGCCGGGGAGGGTGAGACTAATGTTGtacatgtacggagtacggagtacataggTACGAAGTAGAAAGTCCAACAGATCACAGACTCAGCGAGTCCACAGATCAGCACCAGATCTATTTCCCTGTATGAAGATCCTATACCAAACGGTCCATAGCGGCAGCCGTTAACCTCGTTGGTAAAAACGTCAGGTTACAGATGGTATGGAACGATACAGATAGCTAGTCAGTATCAGAAACCTATAGGATCGGCTCGGAGAAGACAGTTGCAGCCTCCGATCCCATGCCCATAGTCGGCAGAAGCCCTTTTACCCGTAAGGCGTCCCTGGATACGATGTGACAGGTACAGAAGAGTCCAAATACGGGGTAGGAGAATAGCTAGACTACCGTGCACAGAACAAGCGTTTATCACAATGGTCACGGCCGAATGTTCAAGGGGCATGGATCCATGGAAATGTGGGAATCGTATGGTCCGCCTAAGCTGAAAGGCTAGGAACCACCACGTCAACCTAGCTCAGGCTTGGACGATAAAGGGGATATAAATGGGTCCTGCGGGACCCCGAGACCCggagaggaaaagaaaggaagataAAGGGGAGCGACAATGCCCCTACTTGTATGTCTTTTGTTTTCTACATTGAAGTGAAATTGACAACAACTTGGTTCGAGTATGTATACTTCGTAGAggtgagaagaaagagagaagaaaaaaaaaaaccaaaaaaaattaaaactTCGGATTCCTGCATGGGACGTTACAAATAGAAGACCCTCGGAAGACCCTCGGGACGCATACCAGGCCATGTGGGAAGGACTACGTTTAGTGGCATGTTGGGTCCCATAAGCGGGCACCCTAAGCCGGAGCTAAAGAACCAGCCACTCAGCTGGCTGCCCGCCACTGCCTCGGAAAGAAGCGAAGATGAGTCGAGACTGGAGATATTACCAATATCTTGGAAAGAATAAGAGAACgacatggaaaaaaaaaaggaaagggTAGAAACGTCTTCAGAGAACAATATACCTAAAACTTCCAAATAAGAATGAACCAATGCGGAGGATGTAGTATGGAGTATATACAACACCATTTGAGCAATGTTTGAGACTTCAGAAAATGGCTCCAGTTTATCGGAGCGGTGTAACCTTTGTAGTGCCTCCGAAGAAATTTCGATAGTTCCATTAGAACGGCGGTTACCTTGTTCAGGAACAAGCGGACCTTGCGAAAATCACCAA
The nucleotide sequence above comes from Penicillium digitatum chromosome 1, complete sequence. Encoded proteins:
- a CDS encoding Homeodomain, whose translation is MSVGGPCLWLPSLSSPVPSPLSTVSSHLSARNSERLSLGPRTISPRLSVQKKEESGVPVPVHVPARSVDMQPTGYKTENTLNNPVAQPVSMGSAPYLERDVARDTVNHRLETAKQDMLPRVKLEIPSLNQRGFSTVQPLVGHGDHPEEMGVSSFSGSHDSRDDHERESTISPDDDKDMMGSDDNRSPSMEKKKMKRFRLTHNQTRFLMSEFTRQAHPDAAHRERLSREIPGLTPRQVQVWFQNRRAKLKRLTTNDRERMLKSRALPDDFDTTKVLRTPFGGKQSGVTPVASPQGYGVPNPDFGALRTLRTDCYARPNEEEYLVSPLSSASTAGTYMSSTGGRNDSMSQSNVMFRTAASASMSDLHRSIRNDYPVTRSSSLSDASAHPSPYAGYPMHNRFAGPQPNQPGLPYMRRPMEYAMPRHPGMGPYDQHQSFEGSVSPTDTQASHITYDMNNLGPQQPNYSLGIGSQLPTQGRPMATMQNLPVSAAQDYRPYSYDTTAGPMGTPIPYTQANTSTLNLPTSEPSYNYPNYIQQ